The sequence gacatcaatattcaacacctactcatcatacccgttccaaaaatacccatattgcatgggtttagatgaattttcatgaaccgaaagccgccatcttggatttcaaaatcacttcagacaccaatattcaacatctactcatcatacccgttccaaaaatatccatattgcatggtttcagataaattttcatgatccgaaagccgccatcttggatttctaaattactccagacatcgatattcaacatctactcatcacacccgttccaaaaatacccatattgcatgggtttagttgaattttcatgaaccgagagccgccatcttggatttcaaaatgactccagacatcgatattcaacatctactcatcatacccgttccaaaaatacccatattgcatgggtttagatgaattttcatgaaccgaaagccgccatcttgaatttcaaaatcacttcagacaccaatattcaacatctactcatcatacccgttccaaaaatacccatattgcatggtttcagataaattttcatgatccgaaagccgccatcttggatttctaaattactccagacatcgatattcaacatctactcatcacacccgttccaaaaatacccatattgcatgggtttagttgaattttcatgaaccgagagccgccatcttggatttcaaaatgactccagacatcgatattcaacatctactcatcatacccgttccaaaaatacccatattgcatgggtttagttgaattttcatgaaccgagagccgccatcttggatttcaaaatgactccagacatcgatatttaacatctactcatcatacccgttccaaaaatacccatattgcatgggtttagttgaattttcatgaaccgagagccgccatcttggatttcaaaatgactccagacatcgatatttaacatctactcatcatacccgttccaaaaatacccatattgcatgggtttagatgagtTTTCataaaccgaaagccgccattttAAAATGGctccagacaccaatattcaacatctactcatcatacccgttccaaaaatacccatattgcatggtttcagataaattttcatgatccgaaagccaccatcttggatttctaaattactccagacatcgatattcaacatctactcatcatacccgttccaaaaatacccatattgcatggtttcagataaattttcatgatccgaaagccgccatcttggatttctaaattactccagacatcgatattcaacatctactcatcacacccgttccaaaaatacccatattgcatgggtttagttgaattttcatgaaccgagagccgccatcttggatttcaaaatgactccagacatcgatattcaacatctactcatcatacccgttccaaaaatacccatattgcatgggtttagatgaattttcatgatccgagagccgccatcttggatttcaaaatgactccagacatcgatatttaacatctactcatcatacccgttccaaaaatacccatattgcatgggtttagttgaattttcatgatccgagagccgccatcttggatttcaaaatgactccagacatcgatatttaacatctactcatcatacccgtttcaaaaatatccatattgccatgggtttagatgaatttttacgaaccgaatttcactatcaacaatttcaaatGACTTTAGACATCGAGATTCGAcaccacccattccaaaaataatcatactgcataataagatttggttgaaattgattttcaaaacctcactcacctcattgaatattaccatgtgatagtgaaaatctttgcatggctgataattgtgagaatgattttcaatgatgataatttataatcatgtgtgagtttacgaaacatcactatggtgatattggacggggtgtgatattttccatactcacttcgagtgatcacaattatcattgatattgtagatagtgataatcgctgtcgaaaatcgcgcatgattttctgcagcggtgagatttgattatttgatattttcgcaacactgGTTGTCTGAGCAACTTTATGGCGTTGAAACATGCGAGGCCAAGACAACTTTGAAGTGATAATGGTACCGACTTTGTTGGTGCAAATAAGGAGCTCAAGAGAGTTCttaaagaataaaataatgatATGCAAAAACGGTGAGTGCTACTAGAATTTACGTAGAGATTTATTGCACCACTCAGTACTCATTTTGGAGGAGACTGGGAGCGTTTGATATGAATCATTAAATTATCTCTGAAGGATATGTTGAAAGCTTTTGGAGTCAATAAGCCTCGAGTTGAGACTTCAAGATCATGTTTGTATAAGGCCGCAGATATGATCAATGATAGACTACTAACAGAGATATCCGTAGATAATGTGGATTCTTATTTTATATCTCCCAATCAATTATTAACAGGCAGAATAAGCGAGACGGAAGAAACTTATATTACAGATATTGAAGATCTGTCTCAGGCTAATGTTAGAGCTATCATCAACAGCCAACTTGATATGTGAAGATGGCGAAATGAATACCTACCGACATGcacagatggcatttcactagagtgatacaccagggcgtcGGTTTCAATTCTACACTGCGAATACATTTGGTGTGCTctacacaaagaggaaagcgcacttcttctcagtgttcattatacagactttgagtgcgtgcttgtgttgaaagaagctggtgcgaaagaaccacattctcttcgcatgaatcgctctcacgtgctctcgcctaaatacaaccAAGTGATCACTGACGCGTTATGGTGAGCaaactgtgaacttcaattaatagagagtagatttgGCCTTGTTATGAAAAATTTGTaaggaaaaacgaaaatttaacgataaattgttttattttgttgattttgcgtgccccacgcttcttaTACCATGCCATACACCtcgtgaaagtatctgcatcctcctcagagaatttattagctctgctctagcactttggcgcgattcagtggaggaggtaaaaggaattaaacaaacgcactcatgatgcgtgcacactttatttaCAACAGtgctgtatatatgtgaaagagaagagctctcgttgaagttgttagtgcgaggggagaaaattTGCTTGCTCTTCCAGTTCTTTAATGAAATGCGAGATCAATAGCAAAGATATACCAGTGCAAGGTAataattagaagagaaataaggCACTGAGGAATGCACTTGCATACGTCCAATTACGAGCGAGGTTTCACATGCATAGTAAAAGAATTCACGACTGAAAGATGTCAAAGAGCTTACCTGCTTAATTCGGTACCCTTAACACATAATGTTAGCATAAATGAAGCTAAAGTTAATACAACCACTAGAGGTGAAACATTAATAACCGGACACGTTAACGGCAGTAGTTGTACTTGCGAAACATAGCGCACAGCTGAGTACACGTGACCTTTAGTCTACTACAAATACAAGATTTCATTACACGACCAAATTCAACTACGGTAAGGATTAATTTGTCAACATTCGTTAGGTCGTTGTCTGGATTCCGAAGAAAGATATTTAACGTGGAACGTTAATCTATATAATAAGTGTGAGGAAATTGAAttcgaaatcatttttgaaggAGTAGTGAATAAGATATCTCCCGGAGCAACGTCAGGTGATAATGGACACTACAATTTCAAATTGACATTTACTTTTCATCAAAACGAAAGAACACGCAAAAGTTTACGGCTACGGTGGATACTCCACCACCAtcatcataaaatttttatactggAAACTAAAAACATACGACCCTCGTTTCGCAATAAAGCACACTGAGCCAAAATCTCCCATTGGATTTACGTGAAAAATCACATACTTATTGAAAAAAGCCCACCACATTATATTCATATGCATCGTGTAACATTTATATGTTAATTTATAATACTTAATTGAAATCTCGATAACTTTTAAGTGTACAGCACTTACGCCTTATGTGTGAAGCACGTAGGCAGACTTCATGTGTAAAGCAAATATAAATTACGTGATTGTAAGCTGagaaattgtttgaaataaaaatggcAGTAAAAAACGAAGAATAGAGTGCTCGCAGATTTAGGACTAGGAATTGTTTGTTTAATCTTTTACGTAAGTTTATACGAGCTATCAAAACataattctaaaaataattatatttaacatttttcagaatgctatataGTTCAACAGGGAACAATACTGTCGgacaaaatcgactttttcgttTCATGTAGGCAACGGAATGCTACTTTTATATGGACGCTTCAGTGTACCAGTTATAATAAGTATCAATTTAGCTTACATATTCGTTattaaaaaataagaaaaattcattttaaatatatgaaggaaacgtaaaatcattttcattcaataaacatcAGCCATACTCCCAATAAATCAATAGACAAGCATTTGAttaccattgaaaaaaaaaaacatagaaaGTAAATGAAATACCGATAAATAATATATGGATTTCATATAAGACCCATGTGATATACCAATAATAGGTAGGTGAAATTCACATAAAACATACGTGTTGCCAACATTGATTTTCATTATGTGGGACACATGGCTGTCATATATGGGAAAATTAACTTTTACGTGCAAAGTATTATGGAAAATAATCATATGTTTTTGCATTTGAATACTAAGTGATGTTTATTTTGAGTGCATCAATAGGAATGAACAAcgacatacagggtccggcactcgaagtgtaaccaattaaaaaaaccataaattcagtttggaaaattacttttacttaattcaaagtacaaaatgtgtaaaaataatacaaaattcagaatcaattcacttttgctcgatatgaccacattttgccttgactatggccttaagacggtcaaaaaacgaatcgcaagctgcccgaatgagacttgcaggtgtattttggcccactcgcggacaataacttttttcagcgcctcgagactggtgtatcttttagttcggactttgctctccaaaatggcccaaagagaataatccattggattcgcatctggtgaattcgagagccattgtgtggacgtgatgaagttcggaacgtactttttcagccattcttggttcactcgagctttgtgagacggtgccgagtcctgctgaaacgtccatggtctgccaccgaaatgtttgtctgcccacggcttcaaagcaacctccagaatactttcccgatatgtcgcatttaccttgacgccaggctcgaaggtctgaagttggttacacttcgagtgccggaccctgtatttacgTATTTCAACGCTAAAATAACTATGGTCGAAGATTATGTGGGACAAAAGTTGGACGATGTGTTTAATACCTACTATTATGATAGAAATGTGTAAATTGGATAAGTCAGTCATGCAAACAATGCTAACCTTAGCTCGATTGAATCCAGCCGAATCCGCTACCAGTATTATTACAAAGTCTGGATGGGATTTCATTTCGATGCCTTAATagcgaaaaaaataattgacgCATCCagcatttttgatgccaaaagtcttagaattgcatgaaacgtcgagatttagtgtcatctcgattttttttaaaatatcgactttctggggcTTAGTAAAAATATAAGACCTAGAAAGTTCGAATTTatcaacaaattttattttgagataacactaaatctcgacgtttcatgcaattttaagatttttggcatcgaaaaaaggcgggtgcctaatgtcagagacataactggatgtcgtgaatacgaaaataactgacatgttccttaacacttccgaatatcaattagttgatcaattgtctgaattatgcaagtattctcctttttcacatttttcgcaaaaacaaagaaggcttcagttgatttcgattactgtgaaattcacacagcgaaaagtgcacaaatttaatcaaactgttctagatttgcactaaactgaggacatttaccttcgatttgcaaagaagaaatcctaacagttctttagaaaacttttagagccattagaacggctgattttgtttgatgctctccaccgttgtccccttttcgttgtttttctaCCAAtgtaaacgactagcagctgtgacgtagtggctcttttcggaagcgaaactagctttgcaaacgacacacaatacatctgctcgcagtggcgatagaatccaaactgatccaatttgtgttaagaggtttctttttacgtgatttcgtttgtagatttttcactaatgggcggtcctaaaggCTATAAAAaagcagcatacagaattttaatgtcgtgtGGTGACGCTCTTAGTGATTACACAGTAAAACGCATTCGAGCACCCCTTGCCGTTTGGCAATGAATAAGAAGAAGAACTGGAATTGCGCAGTTGTAAATGAGAACACGAATAAACAAGTTAGAGAGTACGCCGCGCTCGTCTTTTATTTCTCGCCTCGCGGAACTTTCCCACATTGATGATCCCGACGTGATTCATTTCATTCGATAACGTAATCGTCGTGACATAATAAAAATGCTCGAGGACAATAACGGAAACAATTCTCAACAAATAGCGGCACTCGCCGCCGGAGTCACGGTAAAGCTACCGGATTTCTGGAGACACGATCCCGCGATGTGGTTCGCCCGAGCGGAAGCACAGTTCGCCCTCGCTAATGTTGTCCGCGATCATACCAAGTTTTACCACATCATcgcgaaaatcgatcaaaccgtTATATGCCACGTAGCGGATTTGATCACAAATCCCCCCAACGAAAACAAATACGAAGCGGTCAAAACGAGATTAATATCTCGCTTTCAAATTTCGGCACAGGCACGTTTGGAACGCCTTCTTGGAGGTTGCGAATTAGGTGATATGCGACCGACACATCTCCTAGCAAAAATGCAGGAACTGGCTGCCGGATTGAACGTCACGGACGATCTGCTGAAAATGTTTTTCCTGCAACGAATGCCTTCGCACGTAAAAGCAATTCTCGCCATCAGCGATGGAACGATGTGGAAGCTCGCTGAAATGGCTGACAAAATGTTAGAAAACACCGGTTCGTCACATATCGTTGCAACTAGTAGCTGTTCGGAAGTCTCACCGATAGCTGATCTACAAGGTCAGATCGCAACACTGACCGCGGAAATTCATCGACTTAAGTCAGAGCGCAGTACTTCCCGGAGCCGGTCTACCTCAAGATCCAGTCGCAACGCTAACGACGACATCTCTTGGTTCCACAGGAAATTCGGTGGCCGAGCCCCTAAATGCCGCGATCCTTGCAGATTCCATTCAAAAAAACTAACGGCTCGTTCATTCGAAACGGCGGAAGTGAACGCTATGCCGGAAAGCCGCCGTATACTTCTTTACGATCGCACctcaaaaactaaatatttaatCGACACTGGCTCCGATGTTTCCATCATTCCAGCCACCAGTAAGGACAGAAAACACGGTGCGGCTTCATTTAATTTACATGCAGCCAACGGGTCCAAGATCCACGTTTACGATAAACGTTTTATTACAACGGACTTGGGTCAAAGACGACGATTCAACTGGCTTTTCTTGGTTGCGGATGTAGGCGTACCGATAATCGGCGCAGATTTTCTTGCTGCTTTCGGGATTTTGGTAGACTTAAAAAACCGTCGCCTGATTGACGGCCTCACCAAGCTGACTTCCACTGGCGGATTAACCAACACACCGATTCACAGTGTTACAGTTGTCGCATCAGATCATCCTTTTCGCGAGCTACTTTCGGAATTCAGAGAAGTCACGCTACCAACATCAATCCAAACAACGGTTCAAAACGAcgtcacccaccatattcaaacgaaaggtccacCGGTAGCAACCAAGTGTCGACGAATGGCACCTGATAAGGTGGATGCGGCTAAATCAGAGTTTCAGGTAATGATGAATCTGGGTATTTGTCGGCCCTCCAGCAGCTGTTGGGCAAGCCCTTTGCATTGCGTTCCCAAGAAAAATGGGAAATGGAGATTTGTAGGGGATTACCGGGCCTTAAATAAAATCACCGTACCAGACCGTTACCCCGTCCCTCACATCCACGATTTGTTAAACGATTTTCAGGGAAAATCCGTATTCACTACCATCGATCTCGAGCGAGCACATCATCAAATTCCGGTGGAGGAGGAAGACGTACCCAAAACCGCCGTCATAACACCCTTCGGATTGTACGAATTCACTCGTATGCAGTTCGGGCTCTGCAATGCGAGCCAGACGTTTCAGCGATTTATGCATAAGGTGTTCGGTGACATGAATTTCGTGATAGTGTTCGTAGATGACATCTGCATAGCATCACGTTCATTGGAGGAACATTACATGCATGTACGAGCGGTATTTGAAAGATTGAAATCCTTCGGTCTGGTTATAAATGTGGAGAAATGTAGGTTTGCTGAAAAATGCGTTCACTTCCTTGGTTATGCGATAAGTGCGGAAGGAATTTCACCACTGGCAGAACGCTTAAAAGCGGTCACTCAGTTTGCAACTCCTTCCACCGTAAAAGAACTACGCCGATTTCTCGCACTCATTAATTGCTACAAAAGATTCATCCCGCGTGCCACGGATGTACAGCTAGAGTTGCGCCAGTTAATTCCTGACAATAAAAAGAACGACAACCGGAAGCTGAAATGGTCGGATGAAGCTGAAAAAAGCTTTTAATAAGTGCAAGCAAGCTCTAGCAGATGCGACCCTCCTACACTACCCGGACACATCGAAGCAAATGAGCTTGATGGTAGATGCATCCAATTCGGCAGCAGGAGCAGTACTTCAACAGTTCGACAAAAACAAGTGGGCTCCGCTCGGTTTCTATTCGGAAAAGTTTTCACCAGCACAGATGAAGTACTCAATGTTCGGGCGAGAACTAACCGCGATGAAGCAGGCAGTACAGTACTTTCGTCACATGTTGGAAGCTCGAAAATTCGTCATCTATACCGACCACAAACCGCTAACCCACGCTCTGTCGTCCAGCCCGAACAGTCGTCTTCCGCACGAAGATCGATATTTGCGATTCATATCGCAGTTTACTAGTGACATTCGTCACATCAGTGGACAATCAAATACCGTAGCAGACGTTCTTTCTCGAACAGAGGCTATCTCTACACCGATGCCGATTGACTACGAAGGAATAGCGGTCGCCCAGGAAACTGACGATGAACTTAAAAGTCTACTACATTCTTCGACAGcgttaaagttaatgctacgcaAAA comes from Malaya genurostris strain Urasoe2022 chromosome 3, Malgen_1.1, whole genome shotgun sequence and encodes:
- the LOC131433995 gene encoding uncharacterized protein LOC131433995 — its product is MLEDNNGNNSQQIAALAAGVTVKLPDFWRHDPAMWFARAEAQFALANVVRDHTKFYHIIAKIDQTVICHVADLITNPPNENKYEAVKTRLISRFQISAQARLERLLGGCELGDMRPTHLLAKMQELAAGLNVTDDLLKMFFLQRMPSHVKAILAISDGTMWKLAEMADKMLENTGSSHIVATSSCSEVSPIADLQGQIATLTAEIHRLKSERSTSRSRSTSRSSRNANDDISWFHRKFGGRAPKCRDPCRFHSKKLTARSFETAEVNAMPESRRILLYDRTSKTKYLIDTGSDVSIIPATSKDRKHGAASFNLHAANGSKIHVYDKRFITTDLGQRRRFNWLFLVADVGVPIIGADFLAAFGILVDLKNRRLIDGLTKLTSTGGLTNTPIHSVTVVASDHPFRELLSEFREVTLPTSIQTTVQNDVTHHIQTKGPPVATKCRRMAPDKVDAAKSEFQVMMNLGICRPSSSCWASPLHCVPKKNGKWRFVGDYRALNKITVPDRYPVPHIHDLLNDFQGKSVFTTIDLERAHHQIPVEEEDVPKTAVITPFGLYEFTRMQFGLCNASQTFQRFMHKVFGDMNFVIVFVDDICIASRSLEEHYMHVRAVFERLKSFGLVINVEKCRFAEKCVHFLGYAISAEGISPLAERLKAVTQFATPSTVKELRRFLALINCYKRFIPRATDVQLELRQLIPDNKKNDNRKLKWSDEAEKSF